Within the Deltaproteobacteria bacterium genome, the region GGGGCGTTTTTACGACTGCCAACATAATACACCTCGATGGTTATGGTTGTCTTTTCATGCTTCCAACAAGCTACATACGAATATGTGAGATGACAGTGATATCTATTTTTCCCGAGCTTGCTAAAATTGTTCCAATCCGATGCCATCGGACCACAGTCTCTTAACTGTTCTGCTAAAGCGGTAAAACGCTTTTGCACATCCAGCGGTAGCTTGTGAAGGTTTTTATGCACCTTCTTAGTAATTATAATCTCGTATGTAACGTCTATCTTTTTCACTTCACTTTTAAGGTACCCTTTTAAAGGGTACTTGTCAATTCCGCTCATCTGAATGTGTAAAACAAGGCATATTTGACATCACTATACATTCATGTATATAATCTGTACATGAGTCAAATGAATATTAATATGACTTCTGCTTTAAGCCAAACACTTGAGCGGTTTATGCGACTACGTGGCATACGCACCAAATCTGAAGCGGTACGTATAGCACTGCAAGAGGGGCTAGAACGGTCTTTGGCTACAGCAAGTAAAACAACCGATTTTTCTTTGTGGATTGGGGCGGCAAAAAAGGCTGATGAAAATCCGCAACCGCGTTTTAAATCACATTCTGATCTTTGGTAATAATTTATCAAGATGGTAATAGATACATCAGCAATATTGGCAATTTATTTTGCAGAGGATCATGCACCATGGCTTGCTCAGCAGTTATCAAAGCATAATGGTGAATTAAATATGAGCACAGTTAATCTGGCTGAAACCTTAGTTTTAATTCGTGATAGACAACCAACACTTTATAAAAAAATTGAAGATGAACTACTCACCAGTGGCATTAATTTTATCGAACCTGATGTTGAACAAGCTCGTATAGCGGCAAAGGCGCGAATAATTTACCCGCTTAATTTTGGTGATTGTTTCGCTTATGCTCTGGCAGTTAAATTAGGCCAGCCTCTTTTAGCAATAGATAGTGATTTTAAAGCCTTAGATATTGAAGTGATTTTTCCGGCTCAGCTTTAGCTTTATAAGTGCCAAACGTCAATGCTGCCATATTTCTTTGGTATTTTGTGTTTCTTGGTGCCAAACATTATATTAACCGCTATAAAG harbors:
- a CDS encoding type II toxin-antitoxin system VapC family toxin — encoded protein: MVIDTSAILAIYFAEDHAPWLAQQLSKHNGELNMSTVNLAETLVLIRDRQPTLYKKIEDELLTSGINFIEPDVEQARIAAKARIIYPLNFGDCFAYALAVKLGQPLLAIDSDFKALDIEVIFPAQL